GAGTTCGTGAGCTTGTTCGCCGCAGCTTCGTAGTAGCAGAAGGGCGCGAACACCGAGCCTCGCGGCGAACTGTCGTCGGCGCGCGCATACAGGCTGACGCTGCCGCGGCGCGACTCGATCGTGATCACATCACCCGGCTTGCAGCCGAGCGCCTCGATGTCCAGCGGATGGACCAGCGCCACCGGGTCGGGTTCGATGGCGTCGAGCATGCTTGCGCGCCGCGTCATGCTGCCGGTGTGCCAGTGTTCGAGCTGGCGGCCGGTGATGAGCACCATGGGGTACGCCGCATCGGGCCGCTCGTCCGCGGGAATGATGTCGGCCGGAACGAACCTGCCACGGCCGCCCTCGCGCGGGAACCCGTCCACGAAGACGACCGGCTCGCCCGGGTCGCCCTCGTGGCGGCAGGGGTAGGTGACCGAGTGCTCGCGTTCCAAACGCTCCCAGGTGATGCCGCCGATGCTGGGCATGGTGCCGCGCATTTCGTCGAACACCTCCGAGACGTCGGTGTAGTTCCACGTGAGGCCGAGCCGCTGGGCGATCTGCTGGATGATCCACAGGTCCTGGCGCGCGTCACCGGGCGGGTCTATCGCCTGGCGGCCGAGCTGCACCAGGCGGTCGGTGTTGGTGAAGGTGCCGGTCTTCTCGGGGAAGGCGCTGGCCGGCAGGATGACGTCCGCCAGGTAGGCGGTTTCCGTGAAGAAGATGTCCTGGATCACGAGATGCTCGAGCGCCGCGAGCGATTCACGCGCATGGTTCACGTCCGGGTCGGACATGGCCGGGTTCTCGCCCATGATGTACATGCCGCGCACCGTGCCCGCCTGGATGGCGTGCATGACCTCCACCACCGTCAGCCCCGGCTGCACGGCCAGCGTACCCGGCGCCATGTTCCAGGCGCGCTCGAAGCGCTCGCGCGCGCCGGGCGCGTCCACGCGCTGGTAGTCCGGATACATCATCGGGATGAGCCCGGCGTCCGAGGCACCCTGCACGTTGTTCTGGCCGCGCAGCGGATGCAGGCCGGTGCCCGGGCGGCCGATCTGCCCGGTCATCAGCGCCAGCGCGATCAGGCAGCGCGCGTTGTCCGTGCCGTGCACGTGCTGCGAGATGCCCATGCCCCAGAGGATCATCGAGGCCTTGGCCGTCGCGTACAGCCGCGCTACATCGCGCAGCGTTTCCGCGTCGATGCCGCAGATCGGCGCCATCGCCTCCGGGCTGTAGCCCTCGACGTTGGCCTTCAGGTCCTCGTAGCCGATGGTGCGGCTGGCGATGAAGGCTTCGTCGACCAGGCCCTCGTGGACGATCACGTGCATGAGCGCATTGAGCAGCGCAACGTCGGTGTCGGGCTTGAACTGCAGGTAGCGGTGCGCATGGCGCGCCAGGTCGGACTTGCGCGGGTCCATCAGGATCAACCGGGTGCCGTTCTTCACCGCGTTCTTCATCCAGGTCGCAGCGACCGGGTGGTTGACGGTCGGGTTCGCGCCGATGAGGAGGATGACCTCGGCCTTGGCCACATCCATGACCGGGTTCGACACCGCGCCCGAACCGATGCCTTCCAGCAGCGCCGCGACCGACGACGCGTGGCACAGGCGGGTGCAGTGGTCCACGTTGTTGCTGCCGAAGCCGGCGCGCACCAGCTTCTGGAACAGGTAGGCCTCTTCGTTGCTGCCCTTGGCCGAACCGAAACCGGCCAGCGCCTGCGGGCCATGCCGGTCGCGCAATTCGCGCAGCTTGCCGCCGGCGAGGGTCAGCGCCTCGTCCCAGCTCGCTTCGCGGAAGAACTCCATGACGCGCGCCGGGTCCATCTCGGCATGCGGATCCTTGGGCACGCCCGCCCGGCGGATCAGCGGTTGGGTCAGGCGCTGCGGATGGTGCGCGTAGTCGAAACCGTAGCGGCCCTTCACGCAGAGCCGCCCCTGGTTGGCGGGGCCGTCGCGTCCTTCGATCCAGAGGATCCGGTTGTCCCTGATGTTGTAGCTGAGCTGGCAGCCCACGCCGCAGAACGGGCAGACCGATTCGACCTGCTTGTCCGGGACCTGCAGCGCCACCTCGCGCGCAGGCATCAGCGCGCCGGTCGGACAGGCCTGCACGCACTCGCCGCAGGCGACGCAGCTCGACACGCCCATGGCGTCGTCCATGTCGAACACGATCTTTTCCCGCTCGCCGCGATAAGCGAGGCCGATCACGTCGTTGACCTGTTCCTCCCGGCAGGCGCGCAGGCAGCGCGTGCACTGGATGCAGGCGTCGAGATTGACGGCGATGGCCGGGTGCGAGAGGTCCGGCGGCGTTGGGGCGCGCGCTTCGAAGCGCGGCCGGCCCAGGGCCAGCTTCGCCGCCCACACGTCGAGCTCGTTGTGGCGCGTGTAGTCGCGCTCCGGCATGTCGGCCAGCAGAAGCTCGAGCACCATCTTCTGCGAGGCGAGGGCGCGTTCGCTCGCCGTGTTCACCTCCATGCCGTTGGCCGGCCGGCGGCAGCAGGCGGCAGCCAGCGTGCGCTCGCCCTTGATCTCGACCATGCACGAGCGGCAGTTGCCCACCGCGTCCAGCCCCGGCTTGTAGCAAAGCCGCGGGATCTCGACACCGAGTTCGTCGGCAACCTCGATCAGGGTGCGGTTCGCCGGGCACGTGACCTCGCGCCCGTTGAGTGTGAAGGTGACGGTCGGCGCTTCGACCTGCGCCAGCTCCGCCCGCGTGACTGCGTTCATGGCGGGTCTCCGGGTTCGTCTCCGAGTTCGTGCGCGAAGTACTTCATCACGCAATCGACCGGATTCGGCGCCGCCTGGCCCAGCCCGCAGATCGATGCGTCGCGCATCACTTGAGACAGTTCGGCGAGCAGCCGCCGATCCCAGCGCGGCTGCTCGATCAGCGCCAGCGCCTTGGCGGTGCCGGAGCGGCAGGGCGTGCACTGCCCGCAGGACTCGTCGCGGAAGAAGCGCATCAGGTTGCGGGCGGCGCCCACCGCGCTGTCCTGGTCCGACAGCACCACGATCGCCGCCGAGCCGATGAAGCAGCCGTAGGGCTGCAGCGTGTCGAAATCCAGCGGGATGTCGCCCAGGGCCGCCGGCAGGATGCCGCCGGACGCGCCACCGGGCAGGTAGGCGTAGAAGCGGTGGCCGTCGGGCATGCCGTCGCAGTATTCGTCGATGAGCTCGCGGACCGTGATGCCCGCGGGCGCGAGCTTCACGCCCGGACTCTTCACGCGCCCCGAGACCGAGAACGAACGCAGGCCCTGGCGGCCGTGCCGGCCTTGCGCGCTGAACCACCCGGGCCCTTTCTCGAGCAGCTCGCGCACCCAGTACAGCGTTTCGAAGTTGTGTTCCAGCGTCGGCCGGCCGAACAGGCCCACTTGCGCGACGTAGGGTGGCCGCAGGCGCGGCATACCACGCTTGCCTTCGATCGATTCGATCATCGCGGACTCCTCGCCGCAGATGTAGGCGCCGGCGCCGCGGCGCAGTTCGATCGCCGGCAGGTCGGGCACGGGCGGCTCGGCCCGCAGCTTGTCGAGCTCGCGCGCCAGCAGGGCGCGGCAGCCGTGGTATTCGTCGCGCAGGTAGATGTAGATGCCGGCGATGCCGACGGCCCAGGCGGCGATCAGCATGCCTTCGAGGAAGCGGTGCGGGTCGCGCTCGAGCAGGACGCGGTCCTTGAAGGTGCCGGGCTCGCCCTCGTCGAGGTTCACGGCCATCAGCCGCGGGGCCGGCTCGGCCCGCACGATCTTCCACTTGCGGCCGGCGGGAAAGCCGGCGCCGCCCAGCCCCCGCAGGCCGGAAGCTTCCAGGGCGGCGATCACCGCATCGACGCTGCGAGCGCCGGCGACGCAATCGCGCAGCAGCGCGTAGCCGCCCTGGGCCTGGTAGGCGGCCAGGTCGATGTAGCGCTCCGGCTCGTGCCGCACCGCGCCGGCCTGCACTCTCGCCGCGACCTGGTCGGCCGTCGCCTGGGGAACGGGGTTCTGCCCGACCACGGCCGCCGGCGCCTGTTCGCAGCGCCCGATGCAGGGGGCAGGCAGCACGCGCACCTCGCGACCCAGCAGCGCCGGCAGTGTCGCGAGCAGTTCCTTCGCGCCGGCCATCTCGCAGGACAGGCCGTCGCAGACGCGCACCGTCAGCGGCGCGGGGTCGCTGCCGCCTTCCTTGACGATGTCGAAGTGGTGGTAGAAGGACGCCACCTCGAACACTTCGCTGGTCGCCAGGCGCAGCTCCTGCGCCAGCGCGGCCAGATGGTCCGCGGAGAGCCGGCCGTACCGGTCCTGGATGCGGTGCAGGTGTTCGATCAGGAGGTCGCGCCGGCGCGGCGCCTCGCCGAGCAGTGCGCGCACCTGCGCGAGCGCGTCCGCGCTGGCGCGGCGGCCCCGGGGGCCGCGTCGCTTGAGTTCGCGCGCTGCTTCAGTGGAGAGCGCGATCGGGATGACCTTGTCCTGCATCCCCGGCCATGGTGAGAAGGGGTTACAACAATCCGGCCGCGCGCGCCCACTGGTACTTGGCGCCGAGGATTTCGACCGGGATTTCCGTGGAGTAGGCGTAGGCCGGGATGCCGTGCTCGTACAGGTACTGGGCGGCCTCCTCGACCTCGACGTCGCCCGCCAGGGAAGCGACCACCGGCTTGACCTTGCCCTTGGCCTTCATCTCCTCGACCACCTGGACCATGTTGCGCGCGAACACCATCGGCGGCGTGACGATGGTGTGCCAGTAGCCCAGGATCAAGGCATGGATGCGGTCGTCCTCCAGGCCCAGGCGCACCGTGTTCATGTAGGTGATGGGCGGCTCGCCGCCGGTGATGTCCACCGGGTTGCCGGCCGCGCCGAACGGCGGGATGAACTTGCGGAAGGCGGCATCCAGGTCCTGCGGCATCGGCTTGAGCAGCTTCAGGCCGTTGTCGACGCAGGCATCCGACAGTAGCACGCCCGAGCCGCCGGCGCCGGTGATGATCACCACGTTCTCGCCCTTGGGGGTGGGCAGGATGGGAACGCCGCGCGCGAAGTCCAGCAGCTGGCGCAAACTCCTGGCGCGCACCACGCCGCTCTGGCGCAGCACGTCGTCGTAGATCTTGTCGTTGCCGGCGAGCGCGCCGGTGTGCGAGCTGGCGGCCGCCGCGCCCATGGCGGTGCGGCCGGCCTTGAGCATGATGACCGGCTTGTTTTTGGAAACGCGCTTGGCCACCTCGGCGAAGGCGCGGCCATCCTTCAGGTCCTCGCAGTGCTGCGCGATCACCTTGGTGTTCTCGTCCTGGTCGAAGAACAGCAGCAGGTCGTCCTCGTCGATGTCGGACTTGTTGCCCAGGCCGACGATGGCCGACACGCCCATCTTCGCGCTGCGCGAGTAGCCGATGATCGCCATGCCGATGCCGCCGGACTGCGAGGACAGGGCGGTGGAGCCCTTGTAGTCGTAGGCCGTGCAGAAGGTGGCGCAGAGGTTGGACGGCGTGTAGTAGAAGCCGTAGATGTTCGGGCCCATCAGGCGGATGTTGTATTCCCGCCCGATGCGCTGCAGCTCTTCCTGTCCTTCCATGTTGCCGGTCTCGGCGAAACCCGAGGGGATCAGGATCGCGCCGGCGATCTTCTTTTCGCCGCATTCGCGCAGGGCGCCGGCCACCAGCTTGCCGGGGATCGCGAACACCGCGGTGTCGATCTCGTCCGGGACGTCCTTCACGCTCTTGTAGGCTTTGTAGCCCAGGATCTCGGCGTCCTTCGGATGGATCGGGTAGATCTTGCCCTGGTAGCCGCCGTTGATGAGGTTCTTCATCACGGAGTTGCCGATCTTGCCCGCTTCGGAGGAGGCGCCGATGACGGCCACCGCCTTCGGACGCATGATCCGGTTCATGGCCGTCACGACGTCCTTCTCGTCGGGGCGGTAGCGCGGCGCCTTCGGCTCGAAGTTCACCACGATGCGCACGTCGGCGGCGATCGCGCCGTCTTCGCTCGCGAACACCGGGTTCAGGTCCATCTCGGCGATCTCCGGGAAGTCGCTGACCAGCTGCGACACGCGCACGATCAGGTCCTGCAGGGCCGAGCGGTTGACGGCCTTGCCGCCGCGCACGCCCTTGAGCATCTCGGCCGCCTGGATGCTGTCCAGCATGGACGCCGCGTCTTCCCGCGTGGCGGGTGCGAGGCGGAAGGTGATGTCCTTGAGCACTTCGACCAGCACGCCGCCCATGCCGAAGGCCACCAGCTTGCCGAAGCTGCCGTCGGTCATCGCCCCGATGATCACCTCCTGGCCGCCCTTGAGCATCTGCTGCACCTGGACGCCGAGGATGCTCGCGTGCGCGTCGTATTTCTTCGCGTTGGCGACGATCTGATGGTAGGCTGCCGCGGCCTCGTCGGCGCTGTTGACGCCAACCACAACGCCGCCGGCTTCGGTCTTGTGCAGGATATCGGGCGAGACGACCTTCATGACGACCGGAAAGCCCATGGTGCCCGCCAACTTGGACGCCTCGGCGGCACCCGTGGCGACGCCTTCCTGCGGCACCGCGATGCCGTAGGCGTCGCACACCAGCTTGCCTTCCGGTGCGGTGAGCGCGTTGCGGCCCGACGCCTTGACGCCGTCGAGAACCTGGCGGACCTTGGCCTTGTCTGCGTTCATTTTCTGGGCTCCTTAGATGACTTTCGCTTGCTTGAGCTCGGCGATCTGCGCCTCCGAGTAGCCGAGCTGCTCCAGCACTTCCACCGTGTGTTCGCCCAGCAGCGGCGAGCGCGTCACCTCGGTCGGGCTGTCCGACAGCTTGATCGGGTTGCCGACCGACAGATGCTTGCCGCGGGTCGGGTGGTCCACTTCGACGATGGTGCCGGTGGCGCGCAGCGATTGATCCTCTGCGATCTCCTTCATCGACAGAATCGGGCCGCACGGAATGTCGTACTTGTTCAGGATGTCCATGGCCTCGAACTTGGTCTTGGTCTTGGTCCACTCCTCAATGCGCGCGAAGATCGACTTCAGGTGCGGCAGCCGGGCCTTCGGGGTCGCGTAGTTGGGGTCGGTGATCCAGTGCTCCTCGCCGATCACCTGGCAGATCTTGTCCCACACCGGGGCCTGCGTGATGAAGTAGATGTAGGCGTTGGGATCGGTCTGCCAGCCCTTGCACTTCAGGATCCAGCCGGGCTGGCCGCCGCCCGAGGCATTGCCGGCGCGCGGCACGGCCTCGCCGAACTCGCGGTCCGGGTACTGGGGATATTCCTCCATCACGTGGCGACGGTCCAGCCGCTGCTGGTCGCGCAGCTTCACGCGGCACAGGTTCAGCACCGCATCCTGCATCGCGGCCAGCACCTTCTGGCCGCGGCCGCTGGTGTTGCGCTGGTACAGCGCCGCCAGGATGCCCAGCGCCAGGTGCACGCCGGTGCCGCTGTCGCCGATCTGCGCGCCCGTGACCAGCGGCGGGCCATCGTCGAAGCCGGTGGTCGATGCCGAGCCGCCGGCGCACTGCGCCACGTTCTCGTACACCTTGCAATCCTCATACGGGCCCGGACCGAAGCCCTTGACCGACGCCACGATCATGCGCGGATTGAGTTCCTGGATGCGCTCCCAGGTGAATCCCATCCGGTCGAGCGCGCCCGGCGCGAAGTTCTCGACCAGCACGTCGCACTTCCTGATCAGGGTTTCCAGAACCTCCTTGCCGCGGGGGTCCTTGGTGTTCACGGTGATCGACCGCTTGTTGTGGTTGAGCATCGTGAAGTACAGGCTGTCCACGCCGTCGATGTCGCGCAGCTGCCCGCGCGTCGCGTCGCCTTCCCCCGCCTTCTCCACCTTGATCACGTCCGCGCCGAACCAGGCGAGAAGCTGCGTGCACGTCGGGCCCGACTGGACGTGCGTGAAATCGAGAATCTTGACCCCATCGAGTGCTTTGCCCATAGACCTTCCTGCTCTCAGTTCGGATTGACTGCTGAATTCACTTCTTCCTGGCGGCGGACGGGTTCAGGCTGGTGATGCGTCCACTCTCGGTGCCTGCCGTCTCATCGATGATCGCGTTGATCAGCGTCGGCTTGCCGAAGGCCACGGCCTCGTCGAGGGCCCGC
Above is a window of Ramlibacter tataouinensis DNA encoding:
- the fdhF gene encoding formate dehydrogenase subunit alpha — encoded protein: MNAVTRAELAQVEAPTVTFTLNGREVTCPANRTLIEVADELGVEIPRLCYKPGLDAVGNCRSCMVEIKGERTLAAACCRRPANGMEVNTASERALASQKMVLELLLADMPERDYTRHNELDVWAAKLALGRPRFEARAPTPPDLSHPAIAVNLDACIQCTRCLRACREEQVNDVIGLAYRGEREKIVFDMDDAMGVSSCVACGECVQACPTGALMPAREVALQVPDKQVESVCPFCGVGCQLSYNIRDNRILWIEGRDGPANQGRLCVKGRYGFDYAHHPQRLTQPLIRRAGVPKDPHAEMDPARVMEFFREASWDEALTLAGGKLRELRDRHGPQALAGFGSAKGSNEEAYLFQKLVRAGFGSNNVDHCTRLCHASSVAALLEGIGSGAVSNPVMDVAKAEVILLIGANPTVNHPVAATWMKNAVKNGTRLILMDPRKSDLARHAHRYLQFKPDTDVALLNALMHVIVHEGLVDEAFIASRTIGYEDLKANVEGYSPEAMAPICGIDAETLRDVARLYATAKASMILWGMGISQHVHGTDNARCLIALALMTGQIGRPGTGLHPLRGQNNVQGASDAGLIPMMYPDYQRVDAPGARERFERAWNMAPGTLAVQPGLTVVEVMHAIQAGTVRGMYIMGENPAMSDPDVNHARESLAALEHLVIQDIFFTETAYLADVILPASAFPEKTGTFTNTDRLVQLGRQAIDPPGDARQDLWIIQQIAQRLGLTWNYTDVSEVFDEMRGTMPSIGGITWERLEREHSVTYPCRHEGDPGEPVVFVDGFPREGGRGRFVPADIIPADERPDAAYPMVLITGRQLEHWHTGSMTRRASMLDAIEPDPVALVHPLDIEALGCKPGDVITIESRRGSVSLYARADDSSPRGSVFAPFCYYEAAANKLTNSALDPIGKIPEFKYCAVRVVPGGPEPRQTSFGGGQALAMGPTPEA
- a CDS encoding acetate--CoA ligase family protein, which gives rise to MNADKAKVRQVLDGVKASGRNALTAPEGKLVCDAYGIAVPQEGVATGAAEASKLAGTMGFPVVMKVVSPDILHKTEAGGVVVGVNSADEAAAAYHQIVANAKKYDAHASILGVQVQQMLKGGQEVIIGAMTDGSFGKLVAFGMGGVLVEVLKDITFRLAPATREDAASMLDSIQAAEMLKGVRGGKAVNRSALQDLIVRVSQLVSDFPEIAEMDLNPVFASEDGAIAADVRIVVNFEPKAPRYRPDEKDVVTAMNRIMRPKAVAVIGASSEAGKIGNSVMKNLINGGYQGKIYPIHPKDAEILGYKAYKSVKDVPDEIDTAVFAIPGKLVAGALRECGEKKIAGAILIPSGFAETGNMEGQEELQRIGREYNIRLMGPNIYGFYYTPSNLCATFCTAYDYKGSTALSSQSGGIGMAIIGYSRSAKMGVSAIVGLGNKSDIDEDDLLLFFDQDENTKVIAQHCEDLKDGRAFAEVAKRVSKNKPVIMLKAGRTAMGAAAASSHTGALAGNDKIYDDVLRQSGVVRARSLRQLLDFARGVPILPTPKGENVVIITGAGGSGVLLSDACVDNGLKLLKPMPQDLDAAFRKFIPPFGAAGNPVDITGGEPPITYMNTVRLGLEDDRIHALILGYWHTIVTPPMVFARNMVQVVEEMKAKGKVKPVVASLAGDVEVEEAAQYLYEHGIPAYAYSTEIPVEILGAKYQWARAAGLL
- a CDS encoding NAD(P)H-dependent oxidoreductase subunit E, whose protein sequence is MQDKVIPIALSTEAARELKRRGPRGRRASADALAQVRALLGEAPRRRDLLIEHLHRIQDRYGRLSADHLAALAQELRLATSEVFEVASFYHHFDIVKEGGSDPAPLTVRVCDGLSCEMAGAKELLATLPALLGREVRVLPAPCIGRCEQAPAAVVGQNPVPQATADQVAARVQAGAVRHEPERYIDLAAYQAQGGYALLRDCVAGARSVDAVIAALEASGLRGLGGAGFPAGRKWKIVRAEPAPRLMAVNLDEGEPGTFKDRVLLERDPHRFLEGMLIAAWAVGIAGIYIYLRDEYHGCRALLARELDKLRAEPPVPDLPAIELRRGAGAYICGEESAMIESIEGKRGMPRLRPPYVAQVGLFGRPTLEHNFETLYWVRELLEKGPGWFSAQGRHGRQGLRSFSVSGRVKSPGVKLAPAGITVRELIDEYCDGMPDGHRFYAYLPGGASGGILPAALGDIPLDFDTLQPYGCFIGSAAIVVLSDQDSAVGAARNLMRFFRDESCGQCTPCRSGTAKALALIEQPRWDRRLLAELSQVMRDASICGLGQAAPNPVDCVMKYFAHELGDEPGDPP
- the frc gene encoding formyl-CoA transferase yields the protein MGKALDGVKILDFTHVQSGPTCTQLLAWFGADVIKVEKAGEGDATRGQLRDIDGVDSLYFTMLNHNKRSITVNTKDPRGKEVLETLIRKCDVLVENFAPGALDRMGFTWERIQELNPRMIVASVKGFGPGPYEDCKVYENVAQCAGGSASTTGFDDGPPLVTGAQIGDSGTGVHLALGILAALYQRNTSGRGQKVLAAMQDAVLNLCRVKLRDQQRLDRRHVMEEYPQYPDREFGEAVPRAGNASGGGQPGWILKCKGWQTDPNAYIYFITQAPVWDKICQVIGEEHWITDPNYATPKARLPHLKSIFARIEEWTKTKTKFEAMDILNKYDIPCGPILSMKEIAEDQSLRATGTIVEVDHPTRGKHLSVGNPIKLSDSPTEVTRSPLLGEHTVEVLEQLGYSEAQIAELKQAKVI